The DNA region AGAGTTATATTAAAGATAGTAGGAGATGAAAAAGATTTAGATAATTTATTAAAGAATGAAACTCAAAAGGAATTAGCACAATGAAGCAATTGGCAATAATCATATTTCTCATAACATCTTTATATTCACACGAAGCAAACTGCACGGATATGTTTGGACTTATTTTTAATAAAAATTTAAGTGACACTGAAACGGCTAAATATATAAAATACTACATAGATGATCTCGGATGCGATGCTAATGCTAGTATAAATTTACCGAATTTCACAATGAAAGCCAGTTTATTAGAATTTGCATATAGCGCAAATAAGCCTAAAAGTATTGATGAGATTTTAGAAAAAGGTGCAGTACCTAATGTATGGTTGGCTGGTTCAATAGGATTAGACTTTTTGCTTTTTTTTGAAGAAAATGGTGTTAAGTTAGAAGGGCAGTCACCAAGCCCTGAGCTACTAGAATTTATAAAAACTCAAAAATATAAAGAATTTAAAGAAGAGAAATTTAAGCTAATCAAAAAACTCCTAGAACATGGGCAAGATCCAAAAGGCTATATCCTTTTACAGAAAGTATTAACGCTTGTAAATGATGAAGAGGTTTTAGATAATTTATTAAAGAATGAGACTCAAAAGGAATTAGCGCAATGAAGCAATTGGCAATAATCATATTTCTCATAACATCTTTATATTCACATACAATAAGTTGTGCTGATATGTTTAACATAATAGCTGATGAAAATATAAGCGACAATGATACAAGAAAAAATATTGAGGAATATATTAAAAAATATGAATGTGCGACAGATATAACTTTGAAAAATGAAAAACTTTCTAATAGAACATATGATTTGCTCGAATTTGCACATGATTATAAAAAGAATGAGACTTTTGATCTGCTTTTAAATAATGGTGCTAAGCCAAATATGCAATTAGCTACATCAATAGGATTTGACTTTGCATTTTTCTTTAGGGAAAATGGTGTTGGTATAGACAATAAAAAAGCTAGTCCTAAACTACTAGAATTTATAAAAACTCAAAAATATAAAGAATTTAAAGAAGAGAAATTTAAATTAATCAAAAGACTATTAGATTATGGACAAGACCCAAAAGATTATGGCTTCTTAAAAAACATATTAATGCTTATAAATGATGAAAAAGATCTAGAAAAAATATTAAACAGAAAGAATAAGTAGTGGATTTTTTAAATATAAATAAAAAGAAGTTAGATATAAAAAATAAAAATAATGAAATAGTAGGTGTTGATAAAAAAAGCAAATATGGGGATGCAACAAGAGCAATAAAAGCTACTGGTGGTGCATTTGGTACTATTGCTGGACCTGGTGGTTTTGTTTATGAGAAAGCTGCTGATATGGCCGAAAGGCAGATTGATATCACAAAAGATAAAGACTACAGAGAATTTAAAGAAATTAAAAAAATGGATCAAGTGGAGTGGTTTAAAAACTATCGTAACCTCACCGACACCGATATTGAAATGTTTGAAAAAGTATTACAACAAGAAGAAGAAAACGAAAAAAGATTGAAAGAGCAACAAATGGACAAAAATTTAACATCGCCAACATCATCACTGACTAAGCCTGTCATGCTAGCATCTAGCAATTCAGTGGCAACAGACGGCTTTGTGGACTACGGCGTATCTAACGATACCTTCTCGACTCTTCAAATAGCAAACGAGTCAAACGATAAATTTATCGTTACACGTGCAGATATTTATGAAAATTTAGAAAGTATATTTAGCATAGAGTGCTTTGCCTATATAAATTTGGTAAAAAACCCGCTTTATGAAAATTTAGACACCATCTACAATAACGATAAAAGTTACTCAAGCATATATAAATATCTTGATAAAAGTATAAAGCTAAGCATAAAAAGGCCATCTTCAACAAATAAAAATATCGTTCCAGATGGTAGCTCAAACGATATGCACTTTAGCGGAATAGTAAGCGATGTAGAGTATCTTGGCGTAGACGATGAGACTAGTACAAATATAGATAAAAAATACTTCTTTAAATTTAAGCTAACTTCGCCATTATATAGACTAAGCATAAATAGAGCAAATAGAATTTATACAGACCAGAGTATTTTAGAAGTAGTAAAAGATATTTTAGCTTTTAATAAACAAAGACTAACCAAAGAGCTGGACTTCTCAAATATCAAAAATAACTACAACAAGAGAGAATTTATAGCCCAGTACAATGAGAGCGACCTAGCCTTTATAACAAGACTTTGCCATGATAGCGGTATATATTTTTATGAAGACAATGAAAGAATTTACTTTCATGATACATTTATACTAGCTTATAGCAATCAAAATGAAAATTTTACTTCAAGTGATACAAGCAGTGGCAAGGAAGCTAGAAAAGTAAGCTTTAATGTAAATTTGAATAATAATCTAGCAACCGAACACATAAATAAAATAACAAAGAGCGAGACGCTAAAGGCAAATAGCTTTACGCACTCTTTTCAAAATACAGCCTATCCAAATGTACTAGAGAGTAAAAATGAAAAGATATTTGACGAGCAGGTAAATATCTATGACAAGCATATAAATTTAGATGAGTATTCATTTAGTGATACTAGCTTGCTTGAAGTTAGCACCTACCTTAAAAAACTAAGAAGCGATATGCTTTTAAAAGAATTTACCGCTAGCTCAAATGTATTTGCACTAAATTTAAATGATAATATCTCGGTAGCCATTGACGCTAGCAAGAGTGAATATGAGTTTAAAATAATAGCTTTAAAGCATACTTATATCGATGAGAGCGTTTTAGAAAATACTTTAAATTTAGGCGATAATGTCCCATTTAAAGATAAAAAATTTATAAGCTCATACACAAATGAGATAAGTATCATTCCAAGTAGTGTGAAATTTGTCCCAAGCTACAAGCAAAAGCCAAAAGCACCAGACATCACGCTAGGTCTTGTAGTCGGTCAAGATGGACTAAATAGCCAAAATAACACGATCCATACTGATAGCTATGGTAGGGTAAAGGTGAGGTTAAATGCTTTTAGTACGCAAGAGATAATCGATAAAGACGACGCTATCAACGCAAGCTATCACAAGAGCGCTTATCTAAGAGTGATAACGCCTATTGCTAGCAATAGCTCAGGCTTTTTTGCCATACCAAGGATCGGCGATGAGGTTATCATCTCTTTTTTACAAAACGATATAGACAACCCAGTGGTAAGTGGTAGCCTATATAATGCCTCAAATACGCCACTTGTAAATGTGGATAGTAACTATCACCAAACATCTCTTAGCTCAAAAACAATTGGTGCAAATGAGACCGGTATAAACGAGATCACTTTATCAAATTTAAAAAATAAAGAGCAAATTTATGTAAAAGCAGAAAAGGACTATGACGAGCTTGTAAATAACGACTTTTCTCAAACAATACTAAATGACAAAAGCTCACAGGTGCATGGAAGTTATACTGAACGAGTAAAAAAAGCACACATTCAGACGATAGATCTAGCAAAAAATGTAAATGTCGGAGGCGAGTATCTAACAACAGTTGGACTTTCAAAAGATACAGTAGTGGGTGTCTCAAATACGCTAAACGTAGCTATTGATAATAACACAAGAGTAGGTCAAGATAGTCATGAATTTGTAGGACATGATAAATTTGTAGAAGTAAAATCAAATCTTAATACGACCATACATAACGATGAGATGAAAGAGGTAAAAGGCACAAAAGAGCAGAACATAGATGGTGGCTATAAACTAAATTCACAAAAAGGTATAAATGAATTTAGTAACGAGCATATCGTGCTTCAGGCAAATAGCTACATTGATATAAATGCTAAGTCAAATTTCACAACAAAAACAGCTGCCCAGCACACTGAGATAGCTGATTCAAAATTTAGCAATATAGAGACGACTTATGAGGTAAATGCCAAAGATAAGATAATCCATCAAGTAGGTAGCACAAAAGTAATGATAGAAGGATCAAGCGTCGTGATAGAAGTAGCTGGCGTAAAGGCGATATTTGATAGTAGAGGGCTAAGAGTTATCGGTGGAGATATAAAGGCTTTATAAGATCATATTTAAAGACTTACTTTGTATTTTAGTAGGTCTTTAAATTTTTAAATAAAATCAATCTCTGCTAAAACTAAAGCTAAGAATTTTAAAGGCAAAAGCTAAATTTTAGGGCTACGATAAAAGCTAGCCACACAAATTTTTCAACATTGTACCCCAGTACAATAGACAAGCCCTTCTAAAATTTATATAATTCATTCAGAATTTCAAATAATATAAACAATAAGGAGAACATGATGGCTAAAGAAGCCGGAGTAGTTAAAAGCGTAAATGGAGGAATAGCAAGAGCACTTAATGACTTAACAGGAGAGGTAAGACAATTAAGTGTAGGAGATATTGTATACCAAGGTGAAAAGATAGTTACAGAGGGTTCTAACTCTAAAGTAACAATAACTCAAACTGATGGTAAAGATATAACTTTAATAGGTAAAGATACTCTAACTCTAGATCAAGACTCTAACAATAACGAAACAGTAGCTGATATCTCAGCTTTACAACAAGCCATCTTAAAAGGAACAGATCTTAATGCTCTAGAAGAAACTGCTGCAGGTGGTCCACAAGCAGGTGGTAATGGTGGAGATGGCGTAAGTTTATCTTCTACTAGCTTTGCAGAAGGAGGCCACATTAGTAACATAAATGCTAATGTAGGAAGCATAGATGCTTTAGCTCTAGCAGCAGGTGGAGATAATAGCTTTGGTGTAAGTGGAGGAAGTGCTGTTGGAGCTGGAGCTGGAGCAACAGGACCTACTTTACCAGCAGGAAGTATAAAAATTCCATTGTCAGCTTATACAGGAGAGGATGTATCATCAGGATTATTAACTTCATTTCACTCTTCTATACCTCATGGATACCACTTATATAGACATACTGATGGCAGAGATTATCTAACTCCTGACGATCCTACTGCTCCTAGTGCATTTGAATATAAAGAAGGTTGGTATGTAAGTAATGACGGTAAGCTAGCTATAGGTCAAGATAATGCTAAAGATCTAGCAGTAACTAGTGCAAATCAATCTTCAAACTATCCAGATGATGGCTCTGTAGCTAAGATAGTAGATCCTAGCCAAAATTTAAAAGTATTTGGCTCAGACACTCCTAACAACATAACAGTAGACAATACAAAAATAACATCTGTACGTGCGGGAGTTGGAGAAGATAATATTGATGTTAAGAATGGGGCTAAATTGTTGGAAATTTTTGGTGGCTCTGGAAGTGATGATATAACTGTAGAAAGCGGCTCTTTTGTAAATAAGTTATATGGTGATAATAAAACTCAAAACGATATACACGAGAAGCGTGTTCACCCGGATTTGGATATAGAAGATAAAGGTGCTGCAGCCGATACCATAAAAGTAACTGGAAATGGAACTAAAGTTAATTTTATAGGTGCTGGTGATGGAGATGATAATATAACTGTAGACAAAGGTGCTCAAGTAAAGCTTGTTTTAGCGGACGAAGGAAACGATAATGTAACCGTAAGTGATAGTGGAACTTACGTCAGTGCGATAAACGGTAGAGGTGGCGATGATACGATATTGGTAGAAAAAGGTGCAAAAGTCGATGGTATAGTTGGAAGATGGGGTAATGATAATATAACTATAACCGGAGCTGGCACTGTTGTAACAGAAAATGTAGAGGGCAACGAAGATAGCGATACTATTAAAATTTTAGACGGTGCAAGAGTAAAAGGATACGTTAGCGGCGGACGCGGCGAAAGTCCTAGCATATACGGCGGAGCTTCAGATTCCGATAAGGATAACGTTACTGTCGAAAACTCTACTGTTGAGGGAGTCGTAGAAGGCGGCGTATGGGGCGGTAATGACGGAATAAAAATTAAAAATTCTCATATAGGCGGGATATCCGGCGGAAACGGCGAAAATAAGATAGATATTTCAAATGTTACTAATTTAGATTCAAAGACTATTTGGGGCAATAAATTTAAAGATACCGTAAATATTGACGGAACCCTAAAAAATTCTACCATTATAACGGCCGATGGCGAGGATACAGTTAATATTAATGCCGGTGCGACAATAAATAATATTAATATAAATACTGGAGCCGACAAAGACACCGTAAATATCAATGCCAATATTACTGCTGATGTTGGCAAGCAATCAAATATTATGACCGAGGGCGGCATAGATAAAGTAAATATCGCTAGCGGCGTAACGCTTACCGGCACCGTTATTGATACCGGTGCCGGCGAAGAAACCATAAAGATTAACGACGGCAAAACGGCTAACGGCGATCGTATAGTATTTGATAGCTCCTCTTTAAAAACCGGAGCGGACAACGATATAGTAGAGGTTACCAATACTACGTTTATGAATAGCAACAATAGAGGTTTATCTGAGTTAAGAACAGAAGATGGAGACGATAAAATCACTATAAAAGAGGGAACTATATTCCAAGATAATTCAGTCATTACAGCTGGACGAGGCAACGATAAAGTATATCTGGAAAGCGGCGTTCAATTTAATAAAGCTGCCGTTTGGGCTGATGACGGAGATGACGAGATACATGTTAACGGAGCAGAATTTAACGGTCCTAGAGGTATAGGCGGCGTATCCGGCGGAGCTGGAAACGATAAAATTTTCATTAATGACGGAACTAAATTTACCGGCGGCTCTATACTAGGCGACGGTGGAGCTACGCTTGATCCTATAAATGGACCAGGAAATGACCAGATAACTATTTCAGGTACAAATACCGTTCTAGATAACGTAAATATAGATACCGGTGATGCTAATGCAGTTGGCGGAGCTAAAGATACCGTAAAAATCGAGGATGCACAACTTAAGTACACTAATATTAGGTCTGGTAATGGTAATGACGAGATAACCATAACTGGAAACGCAAATTTAACCGGCGGATATAACAGGAGCGGAAGCGGTGATGATACTATAACAGTAAGCGGCAATGCAATCTTAAATAACACGTATCTTCAAGGGGAACAAGGTAGTGATACTATAACTATAAGCGGCAACGTTAAGGCTAAAGGTGGTAATTTTAACACCGGAGCTGGAGCGGATGATAAGATAGAAATCAAAGATAATGCCGAGTTGGATGGCACTACATTACAGTTTGAAGGCGGTAAATCAACAGATAAAGCTACTCTAAACGTAACCGGAAACGCCGTACTAAAAGATGTATCTATACAGGCATCTTCATCTCTAGGCGAGCAATATATGAATTTCCATCAAAGCGGCGAAGCTAAAGTAAAAAGCCTTATGGGTAGCCAAAATAAAGACGTTATAGATATAGCGGGCGACTTTACTTATACTAACGTCAATCATCTTCAAACTCACGGCGGAGACGATGAGATAAAGATGCACGGCGGAGCTACAGTAAAAGTTAGTGTAGATATGGGTGATGGCAAAGATACTTTAACAATAGATAATGCTACATTTAAAGATTCTCTTGTGAATATGGACGGCGGTAACGACGAGATAAATATAAATGCCGGAGCAAATTTAACCGGCACAAGAATTTATACCGGTGACGGTAATGATACGGTGAATGTAAGAGGCGGTACGTTTAGCGAAGCAGAGATCGGACTAGACAAGGGTAAAAATGAAGTAAATATAGAGTCTGGCGCGGTATTTGGCGACCAAGATCCGAGTCTTTTCTATGGCGAGCATAAAACTTATATAAGATCAGATCATAGGGCTAGTCAAAATTCAGAAGATACCATAAACGTTAAAGCCGGCGCTACCGTCAAAAACGCCGAAATACAAACTTACGGTGGAGAAGATACTTTAAATATAGACGGTACGGTTATAAATTCGAATATAAAGTTAGGCTCAGGCAATGACACCGTCTCTATCGGTAAAAACGCAAGCATAGACGGCAGCTCTACTATCGACGGCGGAGCCGGATATGATACGTTAAAAGTCGCTGACGGCAGTATAGACTTTAGCAGAGTTAAGAATTTCGAAAAACTAGATTTAACCCAAGGCAATAACAATATAAATCTATCAGCTAAAGACGTTTTAGATATGACTGATAGCAACAATAAGCTAAGAATAGATGGTGATAACGGCGATAATGTAACGCTACAAGGCTGGATAAAGGATACTAATCTTACTTCTGATGGGTATACCGTCTATACAAAAGTAGAAGGAAGTCATACTGTAACCTTAGAAATTAAAGACGTAGTAGTACACGAGATTTAAAATTTAACTAATTACTTTAATCCCAAAGGAATTTCCTTTGGGATATTCTTTCTTGTCATTAAATTTTTATAATTGTTTGTCTTTTTAATCTATATAAAATAACCTTTTGTATATTTTTGTATAAATTTTCTGCAATAAAACATAAGACTATTTCAAGCTAAAATGATTAAGTAAATTTACAAACACCTAATAATAGTTTTATGGCTTATGGTCTGGTAAAAGCTATTATAAAGGCCTAAGCACTCTATAATTAATCGATATTCCACCTAACCAGCAACCTTCTTTTATCTTCGACGTTTAAATTTATAAAATCGATACCGAAGAGTTTGGTTAAATTTTCGCCCTTTAAAATTTGATCGGTTGCGCCGAATTCATATCCTAAGGGGCCGTTTAAAAGCAAGGTTTTATCCGCCGCCGCAAGCGCGTGATCGGGGTGATGCGAGGTAAAGATCACGCAGGTTTTTCGCTCGCTATTTAGCTTTTTGATTAGGCTTAAAACGGCGTTTTGATGAAAGACGTCGAGATAGGAAGTCGGCTCGTCCATGATTAGAATTTTGGGCCGTAGTACTAGCGAGCGAGCTATTAGAGCTAGCTGCATCATGCCGCCGCTTAGCTCGTCTACGTTTAAATTTAAATACTCGCTAATGCCTGCTATCCGTGCGGCTTCCTCGGCCATCGCCCTATCCTCTGCGCTCGGCCTTGAAAACATACCGACGTTTGCGTTTACGCCCATTAAAATCAGGTCTTTTACTTTAAAGCTAAAAGCGATATTTTCGCTTTGGGGCACGTATCCTACGAGTTTGGCACGCTCTTTGCTGCCAAGAGAGGCATGATCGCGGCCATCAATCAAAATTTGACCGCTTTTTACTTTTAAGAGTCCTAAAATAATCTTTAAAAACGTAGATTTACCTATACCGTTCGGGCCCAAAATCGCAAGCGTTTCGCCGCTTTTTAGGCTAAGGCTCAAATTTTGCAAAATTTGCTTCGCCCCGTAAGAAAAGCTTAAATTTTCTACGCTTAAGACCATCTTTTGCCCTTTTTAACGATGATGACGCCGATCATCGGAGCGCCTATAAGCGCGGTTAGGATACTTAGCGGGATTTCAGCCGAGCTCACGCTTCTAGCCGCGACGTCGGTTAGCATCAAAAATATCCCGCCTAAAATCGCCGAAATCGGAACTAGCTGCGAGTTATCGGAGCCGTAAATTAGCCTCGTAACATGCGGCATCAAAAGCCCTACCCAGCCGATAATACCGGCGATGGCTACGCTTGCGGCCGTTATCAGCGTAGCAAGTATGATAAAGATAAAGCCCAAAAATTTACTCTCGCCCAAAATGCTTGCATGTTCGCCGCCTAAGGATAAAATGTTTAGCTTCCAGCCCATTAGGCTCAAAAGCACAAGCCCGCTAATGCAAACGGGAGCAAGCGCTGCTACGTCGCTCCAAGATATGGCGCTTAGACTTCCCATCAGCCAGTAGACGATACTAGGAAGCTTTTCTTGCGTGTCGGCAACGTATTTGACAACCGAGATCAGCGCCTCAAAGATAGCGCCCGTGATAATGCCCGCAAGCACCAGCATGAGCTTTGAGTTTTTGTTTGCCAAAACACCCAACGCGTAAGCTATCATGACGGCTAAAAAACCGAAAACGAAAGCGCCTATTTGCGTGGCTACGGGGCTACCGAAGGCTAAAATGCAAACCACTGCGCCAAATCCAGCCCCGCTACCTACGCCCAGGATATTTGGGCTTACCAAAGGATTTGCAAACATCGCCTGAAATATCACGCCCGCTGCACTAAGGCTGGCGCCTATCAAAAACGCCGCTATCAGCCTAGGCAAGCGCAGATCGAATATCAAAGCGTAAAGCGTCTCTTTGTCGTTTTGATAATAGTCAATTAGCCCGTCAATAGAAATCCTACCCGCAAGCAGCGAAAAAACAACCGCAAAGACTAGCAAAAGCGATAAAAATAGATACTTTTTCATTATCTAAAAAGCTCGTAAAATTTGCTCTCGCCGTTTAGATCAAAGCGTAAAATTTGAGCTATCTCATCGTCACTTAGATCGTAGTCGTAGAGGAGCTTGTAGCTCTTTTTCATCTCTTCTTTTAAATTTATATGCGCCTGCCCCGAAAACAGCACGCTAAACCACGCCCAGCCCAAGTGCGATTCGCCCGTAGGCGGCTCCCACATATCGCCTCCCAGAGGCATTTTATAGACGGCTTTTTGTTTGACGGCTTTTACGTTTTTTAAAATTTTGTCGTTAAAAAAGTCCCGCGGAGTTAGCTCGTCGAAGTTGCTAAGCAAGATAACGTCCGGATTTTGAGCGAGAATTTCTTCTTTATTTAAAATTCTAAATCCCCCGAAATTCGCCGCATTTACTCCGCCGCTTAGCTTTATCTCGTAGTCGAAATACGTCCCGCCTCCTGCGGCCTCGTAGCTTTTATCTCGGCCGAATATAAAAAGAACCTTCGGTTTTTTGCTAAGCACTTTTACGAAATTTTCTATCTTAGCTCTTACCTCGGCTCTATTTTGTAAAATTTGTTCCGCTCTTTGCTCTTTTTCGTAAATTTTACCCAGCATCCCAAACCAAAAAAGCGGATCCTCCTCTGTGCCGCTTAAATTTACCAAAGCTACGTTTAGGCCTACTTTTCGCAGCGGCTCAATGATCTTTTCGCCTCTCATGCCCCATTGCACGACAAGATCGGGAGATAGTTTTAGTAGCTCCTCGATATTTGGGGTAAAATCCTCTCCTATACCGCCTGCGGGGATACTAGCCGCGCCTTTGATCATTTTTCCGAGCATTCCGCGCTCGATATTTTTCTTGGCCATCGGATGGACGGAGGCTAGGCGAGATACGTTGTTTTCGACGCTGAGGGAAAACGAAGCTAGCGGCACCGGAAACAGTGCTACGCTCTTAACGGAGCGGTCAAAGTAAAGCTTATTGCCGCTTTGATCGGTAAATTCAAGCGCGCCCAGCGTCGCTGCTAGTAGCAATAAAACGGATATGATTTTCCTCAAATTTGATCCTTAAATTTGTAAATTTTAGAGCTTTTGAGCGGGCCTGTTTAAAACCCGCTCGGCAAATTTAAAATTTAAAAGCTAGCCTTAAAGCCTAGTTTGAAATTTCTGCCCGGATTTATGAGCGGGTTGCTAGCGCTTCTAGGCTGGCTGATTAACTCGTAGCTTAGGCTTGGGGCGTATTCTTTGTCAAAGATATTTTCGACGCCGAAATTTAGGCTAAAATCTTTTAAGAAGCCTAGTTTGCCAAGGCTCTTGCCAAAGTATAGGTTATGTACGAAATATCCCGCTCGCTCGCGCTCTACGCTGTCGTCTATACGCGTCTTTCTCGCCGCCCAGTCGCCGCTATACTCTATGTACGAGTTTGCCAAAAACTCCGGCGAATAAGAAACGGCCACGTGTCCGCTAAGCGGAGCGATCTCGGGAAGCGGTTTGCCGGTTTGTTTATTTTTGCCGCGCGTGTAGGCGAGATTTGTTTTAAACTCCAAATTTGACAAAATTTTATAAGCGAGGTCAAATTCCGCTCCGCTTATCTTGGCTCTATTTACGTTTTGCGACTGATAGTAGGTCACGCCGCCGCTTTGCCAGTTTCGCTCTACGATCAGGTCTTTATAGTCTCCCGTGTAAAATATCAAATTTGATCTAAGCGCTTTATCCGTATAGCGAAGTCCGGCCTCGTAGGTAACGCCTTTTTCGATATTTAGATCAGGATTTGGCAGATACGCCTCGCTGCCTGAAAACGTAAGTATCGGAGCGACCTCGCCGCTCATAGGAGCTCTAAACGAAGTAGAAAAATTTCCCACGAACTCAAACCCCTGGGCGATAGGGTAAATAAGCCCTAGTCCGTAGCTGGCTCTGCCGTCTTTTCTATCGTTGGCGTTTTCGTATAGGGCTTTTACGGCGGGGCTCATCGAGCTATCCATATCAAAGGACGTTTTTATGCGGTCGTAGCGTAAATTCGCGCTTAAAATCGCATCGTTGCCAAATGCATACTCAAGCAAACCAAACCCAGCGACGTCAAGCTGTTTGGTTCTTAGCCTGTTGCGTACGCTAGGGCCTTTGTTTACGCTTTGATACACGCTATCCCAGTCTTCGTAATAAAAATCTACGCCGTAGGTTTGGGTTAGGTTGTCGCCTATAAATTTCCCGATAAATTTACCGCCGTAAACTTTCGGGCCGTTTACGTAGTTATCGACTTGTCTAGGCGAAAACGAGCCGATATACGGCCTTATATTTAGGTGCGTATAAAGCTCTCTGTAGTACAAGCTAGAATCTAATATAAATTTATCGTTTATGTTGCCTTCGTAGTTTAGCGCTACGTATTTTTCTCTAAGAGGCGCTTCTTTTATGTATTTTTGAAAACCTTTTTTATTCG from Campylobacter concisus includes:
- a CDS encoding TonB-dependent receptor, which encodes MQRKIALSLALVGVLAAAQNEVELKSLEGVTVTAQRSSQSVDEISKSVSVVDKETIERKLGKSVPELISEAPGVSIVNEGMDSGTVNVRGFSSSDYRVPMFVDGLRFRGRPAFEYSIFTPDQIERIEIIRGPASTLYGTDAFGGIVNLVTKRASGDVHGDWALSDTYLSTQYQSANKGTQNRLQLGIVGHGFDALLGLNYKHGKDYDTPAGKIPNTRYNYRSLDFKGGYSFADFHRLELVTRYTESQRGVVGTSVGAPGTANKKGFQKYIKEAPLREKYVALNYEGNINDKFILDSSLYYRELYTHLNIRPYIGSFSPRQVDNYVNGPKVYGGKFIGKFIGDNLTQTYGVDFYYEDWDSVYQSVNKGPSVRNRLRTKQLDVAGFGLLEYAFGNDAILSANLRYDRIKTSFDMDSSMSPAVKALYENANDRKDGRASYGLGLIYPIAQGFEFVGNFSTSFRAPMSGEVAPILTFSGSEAYLPNPDLNIEKGVTYEAGLRYTDKALRSNLIFYTGDYKDLIVERNWQSGGVTYYQSQNVNRAKISGAEFDLAYKILSNLEFKTNLAYTRGKNKQTGKPLPEIAPLSGHVAVSYSPEFLANSYIEYSGDWAARKTRIDDSVERERAGYFVHNLYFGKSLGKLGFLKDFSLNFGVENIFDKEYAPSLSYELISQPRSASNPLINPGRNFKLGFKASF